In Elgaria multicarinata webbii isolate HBS135686 ecotype San Diego chromosome 19, rElgMul1.1.pri, whole genome shotgun sequence, a genomic segment contains:
- the LOC134411237 gene encoding secretogranin-3-like, protein AVEKERKEKERESLRSSLYDQQLALDDTDSTKSRRLVDDYDSTKSGLDYKYQDDPDGLHQLDGTPLTAEDIVQKIATRIYEENDRGVFDKIVSKLLNLGLITESQAYTLEDEVAEVLQQLIANEAKDREKASEELSYIPSRTDSDAKEKLEGEMVTLLSSGPLADVCLAVYDFGDELIKVVS, encoded by the exons GCagtagaaaaagagagaaaggaaaaagaaagggaatCACTCAGAAGCTCGCTCTACGATCAACAGCTGGCCCTTGATGACACAGATTCCACCAAGAGCCGCAGGCTGGTGGATGATTATGACTCCACGAAAAGTGGCCTGGACTATAAATATCAAG ATGACCCAGATGGACTTCACCAGCTTGATGGGACACCTCTAACAGCTGAGGACATCGTCCAGAAGATTGCCACgagaatatatgaagaaaatgACAGAGGAGTCTTTGACAAAATCGTTTCCAAGCTTCTGAATCTGGGCCTC ATTACGGAAAGCCAGGCCTACACCCTGGAGGACGAGGTAGCTGAAGTCTTGCAACAGCTAATTGCCAACGAAGCAAAAGATCGGGAAAAGGCATCCGAAGAGCTCAGCTACATCCCAAGCAGAACAGACAGCGATGCCAAAGagaaactggagggggaaatggtAACGCTTCTCAGTTCTGGCCCGCTTGCTGATGTTTGCTTGGCGGTGTATGACTTCGGGGATGAACTAATTAAAGTGGTTTCATGA